In Choloepus didactylus isolate mChoDid1 chromosome 6, mChoDid1.pri, whole genome shotgun sequence, one DNA window encodes the following:
- the UCP2 gene encoding mitochondrial uncoupling protein 2: protein MVGFKATDVPPTATVKFLGAGTAACIADLITFPLDTAKVRLQLQGESQGPMRTAASAQYRGVLGTILTMVRTEGPRSLYNGLVAGLQRQMSFASVRIGLYDSVKQFYTKGSEHAGIGSRLLAGSTTGALAVAVAQPTDVVKVRFQAQARAAGGRRYQSTVDAYKTIAREEGFRGLWKGTSPNVARNAIVNCAELVTYDIIKDALLKANLMTDDLPCHFTSAFGAGFCTTIIASPVDVVKTRYMNSALGQYSSAGHCALTMLRKEGPQAFYKGFMPSFLRLGSWNVVMFVTYEQLKRALMAACTSREAPF from the exons ATGGTTGGGTTCAAGGCCACAGATGTGCCTCCGACTGCCACTGTGAAGTTTCTAGGGGCTGGCACAGCTGCCTGCATTGCAGATCTCATCACCTTCCCCCTGGATACCGCTAAAGTCCGGCTCCAG CTCCAAGGAGAAAGTCAGGGGCCAATGCGAACTGCAGCCAGCGCTCAGTACCGCGGTGTGCTGGGCACCATCCTGACCATGGTGCGCACCGAGGGCCCCCGCAGCCTCTACAACGGGCTGGTCGCCGGCCTGCAGCGCCAAATGAGCTTCGCCTCTGTTCGCATCGGCCTCTATGACTCCGTCAAGCAGTTCTACACCAAGGGCTCTGAGC ATGCTGGCATTGGGAGCCGCCTCCTGGCCGGCAGCACCACAGGTGCCCTGGCCGTGGCTGTGGCCCAGCCCACGGATGTGGTGAAGGTCCGGTTCCAAGCTCAGGCCCGGGCTGCAGGAGGCCGGAGATACCAAAGCACTGTTGATGCCTACAAGACCATTGCCCGGGAGGAAGGGTTCCGGGGACTCTGGAAAG GGACCTCTCCCAATGTGGCTCGTAATGCCATTGTCAACTGCGCAGAGCTGGTGACCTACGACATCATCAAGGATGCCCTCCTCAAAGCCAACCTTATGACGG ATGACCTCCCTTGCCACTTCACATCGGCCTTCGGGGCAGGCTTCTGCACCACCATCATTGCCTCCCCTGTTGATGTGGTTAAGACGAGATACATGAACTCTGCCCTGGGCCAGTATAGCAGTGCTGGCCATTGTGCCCTTACCATGCTCCGGAAGGAGGGACCTCAAGCTTTCTACAAAGG GTTCATGCCCTCCTTTCTCCGCTTGGGTTCCTGGAACGTGGTGATGTTTGTCACCTATGAGCAGCTGAAACGGGCCCTCATGGCTGCCTGCACTTCCCGGGAGGCTCCCTTTTGA